Within Natator depressus isolate rNatDep1 chromosome 6, rNatDep2.hap1, whole genome shotgun sequence, the genomic segment AAACAAGGGGTCGGGGCGTAGCTTCATGGCCAGCTCAGTGCACACAAGGCAATGGAGTGTATTGCTACGGAGTTGTTGATGGCCTTATTGCATGCCTGCCTCCTGCCTGGCAGCTCCCATGGCCCCCTTCGGCTTTGCTCTTTCTTCCTCATGGAGCAATGAATCTGGCTTCCCCACTCCCACAGCCCCAGTGCTTCTCTCACTCCCCTGCAGTGACAAAGCTGGCTATGTCCCACCCTTTCTTGATGCAAGGGTGAGgcggagtggggagggaggtaaGTCTGGCTTTTGtccttcctcctgctgctctgcTTGTCCCCTTGAAGTGATGAATAAAGGTGCTTCCCTGCATGCACAGCCCCACTGCTGTGCTCATGCCCCTGTGATGAGGAATCCTCtcatcccccacagccctgtctcCCCAGTCAGCCTTAAAGTCATAAATAGAAAGATAATTAACTGCTAGCCAGGGATGAGTTGGAAAGTGGGATTAATTCTAACATGCTACCTCCTCCGCGCTTCTTTCCCCTGCATTCCATTCACTGGCCCTTTAGTACTATTGACTTTTTAACAGAGTCTCCATCTCTCATAATTTTGAtagagtctcacaatatttggtgttcttaaagccccagcttctggaggcCTGGGATTATAATCTCATCTTTCAGTTTTTAAAGCACACACATTCCTAGctctcctggttgcagagaaaagctagaACTCTCATGATTTCTAAGCCAATCAGGATTTGAGGTTTGACTCATGTTTTTTCAATGCttagagttggcaacactggggtTAGCAGGGAAGATCTGTGTTGAGCTCTGCTGGCAGATATGGATTGCAGCAAACTGTCAGTGTCTTTTAGTTTGGGGACTAATTGCCAAGGATTTGGCTGGGGGCTTGATGCCAGATCCCTTTGTGCTGTGGATGCAGTTCTTCTCTTGCTTCCCATTCtgggcaggctctggggaggaatATAGATGCTAAAACTGTCATTAGAGTTATATgggaaagggtggggaggaagcacgTGGTGACCTGCCTTGTCTGTCTTTCTTCCCACCTGTAGAAAAGGAAGAGGGCAATCACTGCCCGCCGGCAGCATCTGAAGGTACGTGCTAGTCCTGATATTGCATGATGTACGGGATATGTCCACAACCATCCTACTGTCCATTCTTGagccagccagtgctcctgcatCAGTCCCCTCATTGCAAAAACCAGGAGCTCCCAAAATTGGCGCTCCCTCCTACCCCATTCCAGACAGTGCCTCCTGTTGGGACTGGAACAGCTGAGAGTTCCCCATCATTGGTGAATCCTCCTCCAGGCCAGCCAACGGCTGGGGTAGCCCGAAGCTTCCCAGATCACTGCTCCTACAACATTCCTTACGGCCAGAGTCTCTTGCTGGAAGAAGCTGGTCCTGGGAGTAGCTGTGAGCTCCCCACATCCAGCACTCCTATGCCATCTCCTTCACGAAGCAACACCTGTGGGCAACAAGTTGGACTGGAGTGCCCATGACCCCCCTGTGGTGAGCACTCCTTCAGTGATTCCTGCTGGGGttggagtagctgggagctccctccctccctgtcgcTGCTCACTCAGACAAGTAACTGGATTtatcttattttttccccctccagagtGTTATGCTCCAGATTGCTGCTACTCTCCTAGAGAAAGAAACAGCAGCTAAAGAAGCAGAAAAGGCCAATTACCTTGCCGAGCACTGTCCTCCTTTGTCACTCCCACACTCCATGCAGGAGTTGCAGGTAACAGCTTTGTCTCTTCCATCTTCTCCCATGCAAGAGCAGAAAAGTTCGGGGTTCTGCCTTACCCCATGTATATAGCTCTTCCAACTCAACCCAACACACTGCCCATTTCCTTATATTGGTGCTTCTCAACCTTTTCAATCCCATGAAACCCTTGCGACTGAGCAGGGAAGTGCCTCCTGTTTGGGAATTTAGGAAAGGTAGGGGGTTGTGACCCCTGTCATCTCCTCATACGCCCCCTGGTGGTAATGACTCACAATTTGAGCACCCATGTTCAACATCTTCTGCTCCACTTCTGGCATAGTAGCTAGTGCCAGGTGAAGTCCTGGCTCTACAGTGCATTTGAGGTGTTCTCTCCCCCACAAAGTAGAGATGAAAACTTGTGGGTCCAGACATGGattctggctttttaaaaatttctgaaGTAGGCTGGTCAACTCTGAATGTACCACTCAAAACGTTGGAGAGGGACGCTTGCTCAGCTGTTTCCATATGTCCAATAGTTTTGATCATGAACTCAGAGGTGAGGTATCAAGTTGATTTTGATTGGGACCTTTCAACTCACAGTCATACTAGGTTGCATTTATACAACAGATCCTCCTGCCCAATGCAATCTTTCTTTAAGGTGGAGGAGAAAGGAGTCCTCCAGGTTCCCCCAAAGACTCCATGTTAGGACAACTCATCGTTCCCACGTGAGGGGCACAGGGGAATTCTCTTGGCTTGCTTGAGCGCATTCTATGCTACTCAGTTAAATGCACTGCTTTCCCTAGGGGGTGGGCACCAGACATTTCACGCGCTACTGTATTTGGATCTTTGACTGGAAATCAGTTACAGTTGAGGAAGTTTAAATGCAAAAGCCTCATGCAAAGCCACATGGAGCAGTATTTGGACTAGTTTTTGAGCTGTACTAGAGCAGAGCTTAGCCAGCTGAGCTGGGGGAGGCAAAAATGGCTTGAAACCCTCTTTTCTGTCTCTCCTGCACCTGCCCCCTTGGTGGAAGTGCAGCCCTGAGAAGCAGCCTAGAGCTGCCAAGGGGTCATTCCAGCAGCAGCACTCTGACCACACCTGCTTGCCTCAGTCATGCTCCTGACATGCCTACTGCCCTGGGGCCAGtgggcagaggaggggctggcTATAGTGGCCATTTGCAACCTGGGAATTCCCTTGtgccaggggaacccccaaccgaTGGGTAAGCCAACTTGTCAATTGCCTTAAGTTGTGGGAGCCTTAGAAAGCAGGTGGAACAGAGAGACCAGGAACTGGTTCAGATGCATCCCAGGTGGCCCATCCCAAGTACAGAGATTCGGAGCTGCACCTGAGCTGGGCTCTTCCAGAACTGGAGGAAGTGGTGGAAAGGGTAGGTGGTGTGAGTCACATGCTTTCCAATGGTCCAcatccttttctctttctctgcagGAGGTATGCAAAAAGCTTCATGCGAAGATAGAGGTGGTGGATGAGGAAAGATATGACACTGAGGCTAAATTACAGAAAACCACCAAAGAGGTAATCTTCCCTGGCACGCCCATCTCTACTGACATGGAGATCAATGGAGTGTGCCCAGCCCCATGCTTTGTCCCACTCCACAGCATGTATCTGCCTCCTTTGCTCCTGCTACACCGTCCCTGTACCTGCCCGCTCTCCCGAATGCCCCTGTCTTCTGTGTTTGCCTGAGCTTTGTCAAACTAATCCTTTGCCTTCATAGATGGCGTTTCCTTCCTATCACATTCTGCTATATGCACTTGTGTGTGCGCCAGTCCATTCGTCCTCTGCTGTGGGTCCATCTCACCACatcatttccctctctctctccgtctcctctttctttttgtaGCTTGAAGACTTGAGCCAGAAACTGTTTGACCTGAGGGGCAAGTTCAAGAGGCCACCCCTGCGTAGGGTCCGCATGTCTGCTGACGCTATGCTGCGTGCCCTGCTGGGCTCCAAACACAAGGTCTGCATGGACCTTCGAGCTAACCTGAAGCAGGTCAAGAAGGAAGACACTGAGAAGGTACCACACAACTTCCCCTATTGTAATAGGATCCAGGCATTATAGGCTGGAAATCAGACTTCCCTGTGTACTGGTGTGACAGCCACATCTTGGCCAACGCACTGGGAACTAAACTGGGGACCctcagagctaaaagcatgagctatAACAGCTTAAACTAAAGAGCTTGGCTCCCCACTGCAGCCGTAGTAGACTCTCCTCCTTGTGGGTTGGGCGCAtaggggacctgtaacacacacacagaccagtTGGCCCATGTATCTCTGGACCAAAGACCCTGGCTACTCAGAAAAGGCTGCGGTCTCCCAATCATTGGCCTTATTGTTTGCACTTGGCATTGGGCTGCTCTAGCCTTTTCTAACATCCTGAGAGTGGTCCTGTCTCTGCCACATGGTCATTTCCCTATTTCCTCCTATCTCTAAATCCTCCCAGCTGTCATGAGGATGTACACATGGCCGTGACCCAAAGCCACGCAGTGGGAGACGGTTTGGGATTCTCTCACTGCCATACATTTTTACTACCAAATGGTAAAACTCTGTATTTTAGTGGCCTCCCCATCTGTAGACGGATTAAGAGCTtggttttaaaaagcaaactattTTACTTTGCCCATTCGTGGTTGGTATGTAGGGGAGGATATTCCACTCCAGTTACAGATTAGGTGACATTAGCAAGAATGTCATAGTGAGCAGATCTGCAAAATTCCAACTTAGATCATCCAGATGCTCTCTCCTGGCCCAGCtgtctatgattttatgatgtATCTCTACAGTCCTGATCAACTTCCAGTTCGGGGTAATATCCTCCTAACCTAAATTCCTCTTATTAGATAAactcttcttcacttcctgtcccaaactgttGTGCCGAGTTGCTCTGCACTCTTAAAGAAGTTGCCTCATTCCACAtcagagggggctgcatttcaACAGTGGGTGAAACAATCTCTGTATGGATGGTTTGGAAAGCACTGTGGGATGAAAGGCATTCGGAGTGCATTTCACCCCAAACTAAGGACCAGCACAAGGCCTAGACATCACTTAAATCCCAATCAAGTCCTTCAAAATATGGTTTGTGGGGCATAAGCTTTGAGCCagtcctctgcacaggggtgaatc encodes:
- the TNNI2 gene encoding troponin I, fast skeletal muscle, whose translation is MLQIAATLLEKETAAKEAEKANYLAEHCPPLSLPHSMQELQEVCKKLHAKIEVVDEERYDTEAKLQKTTKELEDLSQKLFDLRGKFKRPPLRRVRMSADAMLRALLGSKHKVCMDLRANLKQVKKEDTEKEKDLRDVGDWRKNIEEKSGMEGRKKMFETSES